In Trichoderma asperellum chromosome 1, complete sequence, a single window of DNA contains:
- the CRP74 gene encoding 60S ribosomal protein uL1 (BUSCO:EOG092D3XVK) — translation MSKISVANVRTQVGELLEYSNETKKRNFLETVELQIGLKNYDPQRDKRFSGTIRLPSIPRPNMAICILGDQHDLDRAKHGGVDAMSADDLKKLNKNKKLIKKLARKYDAFIASDALIKQIPRLLGPGLSKAGKFPTPVSHSDDLTGKINEVKSTIKFQLKKVLCMGVAVGNVGMEQEQLVGNIMLAINYLVSLLKKGWQNVGSLTIKASMSPPKRLY, via the exons ATGTCTAAGATCTCAGTCG CCAACGTCCGGACGCAAGTCGGAGAGCTCCTTGAGTACTCCAACGAGACCAAGAAGCGTAACTTCCTCGAGACCGTCGAGCTCCAGATCGGCCTCAAGAACTATGACCCTCAGCGTGACAAGCGTTTCTCTGGCACCATCCGCCTGCCTTCCATCCCCCGCCCCAACATGGCCATCTGCATCCTCGGTGACCAGCACGATCTCGATCGTGCCAAGCACGGCGGTGTCGACGCCATGTCCGCTGATGACCTGAAGAAGCttaacaagaacaagaagctcatcaagaagcttgCTCGCAAGTATGATGCCTTCATTGCTTCCGATGCTCTCATCAAGCAGATTCCCCGTCTCCTGGGTCCTGGTCTCTCCAAGG CCGGAAAGTTCCCTACTCCTGTCTCCCACTCCGACGACCTGACTGGCAAGATCAACGAGGTCAAGTCCACCATCAAGTTCCAGCTCAAGAAGGTTCTCTGCATGGGTGTCGCCGTCGGCAACGTCGGTatggagcaggagcagcttGTTGGCAACATCATGCTTGCCATCAACTACCTGGTCTCTCTCTTGAAGAAGGGCTGGCAGAACGTTGGAAGCCTTACCATCAAGGCTTCCATGTCTCCTCCCAAGCGCCTCTACTAA
- a CDS encoding uncharacterized protein (EggNog:ENOG41~BUSCO:EOG092D03LV), which produces MPSLLIPEHVDLLGNPNPVLKWLEEQDVESQQSYAQNIFDTILGEAAQPRSVSGNACVRLCGFVERASKSESQTLQLWAFSRDVAFRLYDFYIDWNEFDHHRSMRLVLDLIAQLLRRNPDNKAALDTRNSLLDNLISIVIGRSTKPVAKSALKTLDYFLLKGVFNLDDVKATHLSYHQELADAADIEIWRVFTTELLQWTRLHFICPAAGKFIVSLFRALRQRGHEDSTGLGIGTWHKWLLDFLSEEPNLLENFKNYIFSPLFKADRPESLKFLQHVNQNESSSAITAGSDDFGASALLTLAALEMGKKVGLVEEPYIGSDQSTEDNSSITLQENTLESVLTHPSHEVRTSALSLLISSPSTTRPYSATTLDLLKRHLATFFADPDAKFRVDVCARSRDMFKRVRGAISVLKKSIPRARAKARKNASKDPASQPALYRTNILSWSESELVSCLDYHEKFLHWYLRFLCAELSPTASYQRHITSLKSLISIFRMEGERSKTWETADDQQLFFDHFDGKWARVLADLVMDPFDDVREIASLAMAQAYADKRYQKFTLDSAESEQKSSKQLKELLHRAEKVSVRTARADHSDGVARASQLLYKFLDTEDERLGLLSKLVDTLDQKISRAELDLGQAVLEQPLHSTFASLCFTWQAVSEKKLSKSEAESATALQERMIVCCERVWKAVRDVLCDDSPEGHLPEEMEEMEGLDTKGLLSYSFRAVHESSNLMRTIVQSMRNRSREGLITPSRKAFEAIGNLSFTQLANLRHRGAFTTVAATFATCCQLTKHLDPVESEVSLLEVWYQGTLKEIFNQRSTTRRSAGIPSMMTGILSANAGNPSFEDAMAKLIDIASIEAHVVETDGSNLPQVHAYNCLKDIFKNSLLTTMGNKSEKYLPQCLELAASGLRSEIWAIRNCGLIFLRSLIDSLFGSQESKAMIEAGWDGKANRIPYHRYPTLPSVLASLLKSGRTMVTSANATSSAESVFPALDIIRRAGPPDLLRDEIQIYVAAYLSSPVWHVREIAARTLCSCLLHDKWLSVVQDLLRQALNDKSVNGQNHVHGVLLSLKFLIERFTEVALDRLIADLPELTAFLETSHIDSLYVNCPDVIAAYLEVVNMIWISQISRSQPLQPSKVLIPTTQGSALLKAQSTISKILLASQGKEPVQQARTVLFESRLGADTMATALESIPRLWHSTSTPSEIRIALCDLYIDVCLRTKFTEPQVVAIENLVELMNQLITEDKLDSLPISSLMNLWNMLPQGSLNPSLSNAIVRASGCLVAIMNHHQRLPATAFRNWGTMMADAGSDDKSFDTRFAAAQSLCSFFSVAGASSTREEYLPAIIVLYDTLNDDDDEVREAGSAAAKSILGQNLVPLEASNRLLRWLIQNFSTSADLKAITASRVAGYRHEQLWSSPGAQLAAALRSDDSLFAVEEQNLFIDEVREANRWATVFQSLKWDEGKSEDGEILGKLDEWLLDGLAQMQQLLEQEDGPLGWASNPSVFAICASILRSSVVLGKTYGSPKLRQAIAQFKDLVKSPNHHHVSKLLMEPLEEL; this is translated from the exons ATGCCAAGTCTACTTATCCCTGAGCATGTTGATCTGCTCGGCAACCCAAATCCTGTTTTGAAGTGGCTTGAGGAACAGGATGTGGAAAGCCAACAGAG TTATGCTCAAAACATATTCGATACGATTCTGGGGGAAGCCGCCCAACCCAGATCTGTCTCAGGTAACGCCTGTGTGAGACTTTGCGGCTTCGTGGAGAGGGCTTCCAAGTCTGAGTCACAGACGCTTCAGCTTTGGGCCTTTTCTCGGGATGTAGCTTTTCGGCTGTACGATTTCTACATTGATTGGAATGAGTTTGATCACCATCGGTCCATGAGACTTGTCCTGGACTTGATAGCGCAGCTTCTCCGGAGGAATCCTGATAACAAAGCCGCTCTGGATACACGAAATTCCCTCCTGGATAACCTCATCTCTATTGTAATCGGCCGTTCTACTAAGCCTGTGGCTAAGTCAGCACTCAAGACTCTTGACTACTTCCTCCTCAAGGGAGTTTTTAACTTGGATGACGTCAAAGCAACTCATCTCTCTTATCATCAGGAATTAGCCGATGCTGCTGATATTGAGATATGGAGGGTCTTCACAACAGAGCTGCTACAATGGACTCGGTTACACTTCATTTGCCCTGCAGCCGGGAAGTTCATCGTGAGCCTGTTCCGTGCTCTGAGGCAAAGGGGCCATGAAGACTCCACAGGTTTGGGTATAGGTACATGGCATAAGTGGCTACTCGATTTTCTATCAGAGGAGCCAAATCTTTTGGAGAACTTCAAGAATTACATCTTTTCTCCCCTATTCAAGGCCGATAGACCGGAGAGTCTGAAGTTTCTGCAGCATGTGAATCAAAATGAGTCTAGCTCAGCGATCACAGCTGGCTCTGATGATTTCGGTGCAAGTGCGCTCCTCACTTTGGCTGCCTTGGAAATGGGAAAGAAAGTTGGGCTTGTTGAAGAACCAT ATATTGGCAGCGACCAGTCAACCGAGGACAATTCATCCATCACTCTACAGGAAAATACTCTTGAGAGCGTTCTGACGCATCCTTCCCATGAAGTTCGGACGTCAGCGCTCAGTCTTCTTATTAGCTCCCCGTCAACAACACGACCATACTCGGCTACCACTTTAGATCTACTCAAGAGACATCTGGCCACATTCTTCGCTGACCCAGATGCCAAATTCCGAGTAGATGTGTGTGCTCGATCAAGGGACATGTTCAAAAGAGTTCGTGGCGCAATCTCGgtattgaagaagagcattcCACGAGCAAGGGCAAAGGCCAGAAAAAACGCTTCGAAAGATCCAGCTAGCCAGCCGGCATTATACCGCACTAACATACTTTCATGGTCAGAGTCTGAGTTAGTATCTTGTCTTGATTACCATGAGAAATTCCTTCATTGGTATTTGAGATTCCTATGTGCCGAATTATCACCTACTGCTTCTTATCAGCGACACATCACTTCCCTTAAGAGCTTAATATCGATATTTCGCATGGAGGGAGAGCGTTCAAAAACTTGGGAAACAGCAGATGATCAGCAGCTATTCTTTGACCATTTTGACGGAAAGTGGGCTCGAGTGCTCGCAGATCTAGTAATGGATCCCTTTGATGATGTTCGGGAAATTGCTTCGCTAGCAATGGCCCAGGCATATGCTGACAAGAGATATCAAAAATTCACTCTTGATTCTGCAGAGTCAGAACAAAAGTCTTCgaagcagctgaaggagCTTTTACACCGAGCGGAAAAAGTGTCAGTTCGGACTGCCAGAGCTGATCACTCTGATGGTGTCGCCAGAGCCTCGCAATTATTATACAAATTTTTAGACACTGAAGATGAGCGACTAGGACTACTTTCAAAGCTTGTCGACACACTAGATCAAAAGATATCAAGAGCAGAGTTAGACCTGGGACAAGCCGTTCTAGAACAGCCACTGCACAGTACGTTTGCTTCATTATGCTTCACCTGGCAGGCTGTTTCTGAAAAGAAATTGTCAAAATCTGAGGCAGAATCTGCTACTGCACTGCAGGAGAGGATGATTGTTTGCTGTGAGCGAGTTTGGAAAGCTGTGCGCGATGTTCTTTGCGACGACTCTCCTGAAGGCCATCTACctgaagagatggaagagatggagggcCTCGATACTAAAGGTCTTTTGAGTTATAGTTTCCGTGCTGTTCACGAGTCAAG TAATCTGATGCGGACGATTGTGCAGAGTATGAGAAATAGATCCCGAGAGGGGCTCATCACCCCATCACGAAAAGCGTTTGAAGCTATTGGAAATCTATCATTCACACAGCTGGCCAACTTAAGGCATCGCGGCGCATTCACTACAGTTGCTGCGACATTTGCGACGTGCTGCCAGTTGACCAAACATCTGGATCCCGTTGAAAGCGAGGTATCACTGCTAGAGGTCTGGTACCAG GGCACCTTGAAGGAAATCTTCAACCAGAGATCCACTACTCGACGATCTGCTGGTATTCCGTCGATGATGACGGGAATTCTCTCCGCGAATGCGGGTAATCCATCATTTGAAGATGCCATGGCCAAACTCATCGACATTGCCAGCATCGAGGCGCATGTAGTAGAAACTGACGGATCTAATCTGCCACAAGTTCACGCTTATAACTGTCTCAAAGATATCTTCAAGAACTCGCTGCTCACAACCATGGGCAACAAATCTGAAAAGTATCTTCCTCAGTGTCTCGAACTGGCTGCCAGTGGGCTCAGATCAGAGATTTGGGCCATCCGTAACTGTGGCTTGATCTTTCTTCGCAGCTTGATCGACAGCCTCTTCGGCTCTCAAGAGAGCAAAGCCATGATTGAGGCTGGCTGGGATGGAAAAGCCAATCGAATCCCCTACCACCGTTATCCTACTCTTCCATCAGTACTGGCAAGTCTTCTTAAATCCGGCCGTACGATGGTAACATCAGCAAATGCAACGTCATCTGCTGAATCGGTCTTCCCAGCCTTGGATATCATTCGTCGAGCAGGACCACCTGATCTCCTGCGAGATGAGATCCAGATATATGTTGCTGCGTATCTCTCAAGCCCGGTGTGGCATGTTCGTGAGATTGCTGCTAGGACTCTCTGCTCCTGTCTGTTGCACGACAAGTGGCTTAGCGTCGTCCAAGATTTACTGCGCCAGGCATTGAATGACAAAAGTGTTAATGGCCAAAACCATGTACACGGTGTACTGCTCTCCCTCAAATTTCTAATCGAAAGATTTACTGAGGTAGCGCTGGATCGCCTCATTG CTGACCTCCCTGAACTGACAGCGTTCCTCGAGACAAGCCACATCGACAGCCTATACGTTAACTGTCCAGATGTTATTGCCGCATATCTAGAAGTCGTCAACATGATATGGATATCACAAATCTCCAGATCTCAGCCCCTACAGCCATCCAAGGTCCTAATACCAACGACGCAAGGGTCTGCGCTGCTCAAAGCTCAAAGCACTATAAGCAAAATACTTTTGGCTTCTCAAGGCAAGGAGCCTGTTCAACAAGCAAGGACTGTATTATTCGAAAGCCGCCTCGGCGCCGATACCATGGCTACTGCTCTGGAATCAATACCGAGACTGTGGCACTCCACGTCAACTCCAAGCGAAATTCGAATTGCTCTATGTGATTTGTACATCGATGTTTGCCTTAGAACCAAGTTTACGGAACCTCAAGTGGTCGCCATTGAGAACTTGGTGGAGCTGATGAACCAGCTCATTACGGAAGACAAGCTCGACTCCTTGCCTATATCCTCTCTCATGAATTTGTGGAATATGCTACCACAAGGCTCACTGAACCCTTCTCTCTCCAATGCAATTGTGAGAGCCAGCGGCTGTTTAGTAGCCATCATGAACCACCATCAGCGCCTTCCAGCTACTGCATTCCGGAATTGGGGGACAATGATGGCTGATGCAGGCTCAGACGACAAG AGCTTCGATACCCGCTTCGCAGCTGCTCAGTCTCTATGCTCATTCTTCAGCGTCGCTGGAGCATCTTCTACCCGCGAGGAATATCTCCCTGCAATCATTGTACTATACGATACCCTgaatgacgatgacgatgaagtgCGAGAAGCAGGATCTGCCGCAGCAAAGAGCATTCTTGGCCAAAACCTAGTACCCCTAGAGGCATCTAACCGCCTCCTCCGATGGCTCATCCAAAACTTTAGTACCAGCGCTGACCTGAAGGCTATTACCGCAAGCCGTGTTGCTGGATATCGCCATGAGCAGCTGTGGAGTTCACCGGGTGctcagcttgctgctgcgctcaGGTCAGATGATTCGCTGTTCGCAGTCGAAGAGCAGAATTTGTTCATCGATGAGGTTCGTGAGGCCAACCGATGGGCTACCGTCTTCCAGTCTCTCAAGTGGGATGAAGGCAAGtcggaagatggcgagataCTAGGCAAGTTGGATGAATGGCTTCTCGATGGCCTGGCACAGATGCAGCAACTCCTGGAGCAAGAAGACGGTCCTTTGGGCTGGGCTTCAAATCCATCCGTCTTCGCCATCTGTGCTTCCATTCTCCGCAGCTCAGTTGTATTGGGAAAAACTTACGGCAGCCCGAAGTTACGCCAGGCCATTGCACAATTCAAAGACTTGGTAAAATCtccaaatcatcatcacgTTTCGAAATTGCTTATGGAGCCGCTGGAAGAGCTGTAG
- a CDS encoding uncharacterized protein (EggNog:ENOG41), whose translation MVAHHEPLRAMGPIEWDDVPVGNLKPFMDDVFIDAQTVAESVPSPTTATATGAAATSIGAVFEQAEKAYSQRESGSSLAMAQKLRKEWKEVKITANNPLNISVYKLGAKDGKGAWFARRSVHHGLTFEEWKRGMEMEFPETLKVQGSPGSGNIRGVGADKRVESQEVENSGHMSVFQLSAQFPGPTAPRDFITLLLTTDFEYKPADQERPLRQHVVVSKPCHHDECPPRTGIIRGSYESVEIIREVPIEDGLTSKISLLSSDLGSEEVRSSSSDSQEHQSVAIEWLMVTRSDPGGSVPRFMVEKGTPPGIVGDAGKFVKWLTAISLLSSNSGESLPEAVSPAKRSQESTTPPINGSPQILPMHKPKPSVDSKRREEIEAARRESVQSIPSSNGIYGIISGVFEAASSVVASGLRTLGSPAESNTSLEDLESRAAEEHETDADVTDLSETSSIRTFRSALERTMTEENRSKSMAGGNSDESKAHGEQLLEKELRKLQEKRRKLDEKAAHMQQRLEKKHRGGKEKDETAIAKMREKHEKEIAKQEAKYRRELQKLEDKRVHEERKAEARRRKAVEREEKMNLTMELEKTRAERDVALKEVEILQAQVGQLQSQNTMLTAKLGRLSGLERAAVSSSKGSGIESIKG comes from the exons atggtggCCCATCACGAGCCGTTGCGGGCAATGGGGCCGATCGAGTGGGACGACGTCCCGGTTGGCAACCTCAAGCCGTTTATGGACGACGTCTTCATCGATGCCCAGACCGTCGCCGAATCTGTTCCCTCTCCGaccacggccacggccacTGGGGCTGCGGCGACGTCAATAGGCGCCGTGTTCGAACAGGCTGAGAAGGCTTATTCGCAGCGGGAATCAGGGTCATCACTTGCCATGGCTCAGAAGCTGCGAAAGGAGTGGAAGGAAGTCAAGATAACTGCCAATAATCCGTTGAACATCAGCGTCTATAAGCTTGGGGCGAAAGATGGCAAGGGAGCGTGGTTTGCCCGGCGGAGCGTCCACCATGGTTTGACGTTTGAGGAATGGAAGAgggggatggagatggagttTCCCGAGACACTCAAAGTACAAGGCTCGCCGGGCAGTGGCAACATTCGAGGCGTTGGTGCAGATAAGCGGGTTGAGAGCCAAGAGGTTGAGAACTCGGGACATATGAGTG TATTCCAGCTATCGGCTCAATTCCCAGGACCCACGGCGCCGAGAGATTTCATAACGCTGCTTCTTACGACTGACTTTGAATATAAGCCGGCGGATCAGGAGAGACCTCTGCGGCAACATGTCGTTGTTTCAAAACCATGCCATCATGACGAGTGCCCTCCCCGGACGGGAATAATCCGCGGATCCTATGAATCTGTAGAGATAATCAGGGAGGTACCAATTGAGGACGGCCTTACGTCAAAGATATCATTATTGTCATCAGATCTGGGCTCCGAGGAGGTTCGAAGCTCCAGCTCAGATTCACAGGAACATCAATCGGTGGCTATTGAATGGTTAATGGTCACGCGAAGCGACCCTGGCGGCAGTGTGCCGCGCTTTATGGTTGAAAAGGGCACTCCACCCGGAATTGTTGGAGATGCCGGGAAATTTGTCAAGTGGTTAACGGCAATATCACTGCTAAGCTCTAACAGTGGTGAAAGCCTCCCCGAGGCAGTGAGCCCAGCAAAGCGAAGCCAAGAAAGTACAACGCCTCCCATCAATGGGAGCCCCCAAATACTTCCTATGCACAAGCCAAAACCTAGTGTCGATTccaagaggagagaagaaatagaagCGGCAAGAAGAGAGTCGGTGCAAAGTAttcccagcagcaatggTATATATGGCATCATAAGTGGAGTGTTTGAAGCCGCTTCATCCGTCGTTGCTAGTGGTCTGCGAACGCTGGGAAGTCCGGCCGAGAGCAATACCAGCCTAGAAGACTTGGAATCCAGAGCCGCAGAAGAGCACGAAACGGATGCCGATGTGACCGATCTGAGCGAGACGTCTTCCATAAGAACTTTTAGATCAGCGCTCGAAAGAACCATGACCGAAGAAAATCGATCCAAGAGCATGGCAGGCGGTAATTCTGACGAGTCTAAGGCTCACGGAGAGCAGTTATTAGAAAAGGAACTTAGAAAGCTCCAGGAGAAGCGACGAAAGCTAGATGAAAAGGCCGCCCACATGCAACAGCGTTTGGAAAAGAAACACCGCGGCGGCAAGGAGAAGGACGAAACGGCAATAGCCAAGATGCGTGAGAAACACGAAAAGGAGATTGCCAAACAGGAAGCCAAATACAGGCGGGAGCTGCAAAAGCTAGAAGACAAGCGTGTGCATGAGGAGCGCAAGGCGGAGGCCCGCAGGCGTAAGGCCGTTGAGCgggaggagaagatgaacCTGAcgatggagctggagaagactAGGGCAGAGAGAGACGTTGCGCTGAAGGAGGTTGAGATTCTCCAGGCCCAGGTTGGGCAGCTTCAGTCGCAGAATACTATGTTGACGGCCAAGTTGGGGCGGTTGAGCGGGCTTGAAAGGGCAGCTGTCTCATCTTCCAAGGGCTCGGGGATAGAGAGCATCAAAGGGTGA